The following proteins are encoded in a genomic region of Montipora foliosa isolate CH-2021 chromosome 8, ASM3666993v2, whole genome shotgun sequence:
- the LOC137968206 gene encoding uncharacterized protein, giving the protein MRRKSTSRNIALDTYTYIYIYIYIYIYIYIYQVRPMNPGIKFCCVKKRFGFYLFYIKPQTFEHAEDMMTDNESLPLNFDGSYLQYLQLKGDKLTWISDLESLKHFVEKGLKQQGKWSSPGGNSKQFKSSVNNLTITWYSKKQLTLAFQGRDGPVLKGSLTKLVRDNAGRTDSTGSNVSSTVEQVNPLLFEANDIYANQPRVVEAGPVFSSQERSNTELVAEIEGIKLDLLILQKKVEANSNLLSINCQNREEFAVSAELCEYKGRCEKLESSICKKERVIEELEEKCLSLENRAVSLEQENDSLRLALRLILQEKNKEDSHHQQETNECFYQVKNSGTNVGCNKRNQRKMSTQNNIATRNRFEILSDAQDDPTETEAATHKIIRRRQNHQRASYRSSRSNPSEPSETSANDDLRGEVGRERSASSKFTTLLIGDSMVKDIHGKKLAKAVGHRVVVKSFSGATTKAMRDYLKPNLELQPDEVVLHVGTNDLKAKNGKTSKEVAEAIVDLAKQIEGSSEAQVIVSGLVTRKDKLNDKVSEVNKHLTKFCRQNNWRFIEHNNINEKGLNRGGLHLNFAGNKRIFKNFYHGLAH; this is encoded by the coding sequence atgaggcgaaagtcaacatcacgaaacattgcactcgacacatatacatacatatacatatacatatacatatatatatatatatatatatatcaagtCCGGCCTATGAACCCTggcatcaaattttgctgtgtgaaaaagcgtttcggattttacttATTTTACATTAAGCCCCAGACTTTCGAACACGCGGAGGACATGATGACAGATAACGAGTCTCTCCCGCTTAACTTCGACGGCTCTTATTTACAATACCTTCAGCTCAAAGGTGACAAGTTAACGTGGATTAGTGATCTTGAATCCCTAAAACATTTCGTTGAGAAGGGTTTGAAACAACAAGGCAAATGGTCGTCGCCCGGCGGAAATTCGAAGCAATTTAAAAGCTCTGTCAACAACCTCACTATTACTTGGTACAGTAAAAAGCAACTCACTCTCGCCTTCCAGGGGCGAGATGGACCCGTTTTAAAAGGCAGCTTGACCAAACTTGTTCGAGACAACGCAGGGAGAACCGATTCAACGGGCTCGAATGTCTCTTCAACGGTTGAACAAGTAAATCCATTGTTGTTTGAAGCCAATGACATTTATGCTAATCAACCAAGGGTAGTCGAAGCGGGACCAGTATTTTCCAGTCAAGAGAGATCTAATACTGAATTAGTTGCTGAAATAGAAGGTATAAAACTTGACCTCCTTATTCTACAGAAAAAGGTAGAAGCCAACTCTAATCTGCTCTCGATAAATTGCCAAAATCGAGAGGAATTTGCTGTTAGCGCCGAACTTTGTGAATACAAAGGGAGGTGTGAGAAACTGGAATCATCTATATGCAAAAAAGAGAGAGTTATCGAAGAACTTGAGGAGAAATGTTTGTCTCTCGAAAATCGTGCTGTATCATTGGAACAGGAAAATGACTCACTAAGGCTTGCATTAAGGCTTATTTTAcaagaaaagaacaaagaagACTCCCATCACCAGCAAGAGACGAACGAGTGTTTTTATCAAGTGAAAAATTCGGGCACGAATGTAGGGTGTAATAAACGCAACCAACGTAAAATGTCAACTCAGAATAATATCGCGACGCGTAACAGGTTTGAGATCCTTAGTGATGCACAAGATGATCCAACAGAGACAGAAGCAGCAACACACAAAATCATCCGGCGACGGCAAAACCATCAACGGGCGTCATACAGGTCGTCTCGCAGTAATCCTAGTGAACCAAGCGAAACTTCTGCTAACGATGATTTACGCGGTGAGGTCGGCAGAGAGAGGAGTGCCAGCAGTAAGTTTACAACCCTATTGATTGGGGACTCCATGGTCAAGGATATTCACGGTaagaaattagcgaaagcagtaGGGCACCGAGTGGTGGTAAAGTCATTTTCTGGAGCCACAACCAAAGCCATGAGAGATTACTTAAAGCCTAATTTAGAGCTCCAGCCTGATGAAGTGGTGCTACATGTAGGTACAAACGATCTGAAGGCTAAAAACGGCAAAACATCTAAAGAAGTTGCAGAAGCTATTGTTGATCTCGCTAAACAGATAGAAGGGTCTTCCGAAGCTCAAGTCATAGTCTCAGGACTTGTAACACGAAAGGACAAGCTTAATGATAAAGTCTCAGAGGTGAACAAGCACTTGACGAAGTTTTGCCGTCAGAATAATTGGAGATTTATTGAACACAATAATATAAACGAAAAGGGGTTAAACCGTGGAGGTCTACACCTGAATTTTGCAGGTAACAAGcgtatttttaagaatttttatcaTGGTCTAGCTCATTGA